The following are encoded in a window of Bacillota bacterium genomic DNA:
- the galT gene encoding galactose-1-phosphate uridylyltransferase — protein MPQLRKDPVTREWVIIATERSKRPSDFKTSEVIEKRAEYVPECPFCPGNEHQTPPEVAAYRKAGTCSNSPDWWVRVVPNKFPALAIEGDLERSGIGMYDYMNGVGAHEVIIETPRHDHHPALMPEQQLEEVIWMYRDRSLDLAQDKRFQYIMVFRNHGRVAGASLEHPHSQLIALPMVPADVRRRIEGASLYYDLHERCVYIDMVRQEERFGERVVVANEEFLAFTPFASKYPFETWIVPRRHQPSFTQIDREQARAFACILKEVLLRMDVALNHPPYNFTLHTAPINQERNYHYFQWHLAIMPRLTIAAGFELGTGIYINVTTPEDAARHLREVQLGVETAQPEMSVPVH, from the coding sequence ATGCCACAACTGAGAAAAGACCCCGTCACCCGGGAATGGGTGATAATCGCAACGGAGCGAAGCAAACGCCCGTCGGATTTCAAGACGAGCGAGGTCATAGAGAAACGAGCGGAATACGTGCCGGAATGCCCGTTTTGCCCCGGCAACGAGCATCAGACGCCGCCGGAGGTGGCTGCCTACCGCAAGGCGGGAACCTGTTCGAACAGCCCGGACTGGTGGGTGCGCGTGGTGCCCAACAAGTTCCCCGCACTGGCTATCGAGGGCGACCTGGAGCGGAGTGGCATCGGCATGTACGACTACATGAACGGTGTCGGTGCGCACGAGGTGATTATCGAAACGCCTCGCCATGACCACCACCCTGCGCTGATGCCCGAACAGCAGCTGGAAGAGGTCATCTGGATGTACCGTGACCGCTCGCTGGACCTCGCGCAGGACAAGCGGTTCCAGTACATCATGGTCTTCCGCAATCACGGACGTGTGGCAGGTGCATCGCTGGAGCATCCGCACTCGCAGCTGATTGCCCTGCCCATGGTGCCTGCCGATGTGCGCCGGCGCATCGAAGGCGCATCTCTGTACTATGACCTGCATGAGCGGTGTGTGTACATTGACATGGTGCGGCAGGAAGAGCGATTCGGCGAGCGCGTGGTGGTGGCGAACGAGGAGTTTCTGGCTTTCACGCCCTTCGCGTCCAAATACCCGTTCGAGACGTGGATTGTGCCGCGGCGGCATCAACCGTCCTTCACGCAGATCGACCGCGAGCAGGCGAGGGCGTTCGCGTGTATCCTGAAGGAAGTGCTGCTGCGCATGGATGTTGCGCTCAACCATCCACCCTATAACTTCACGCTGCACACCGCGCCGATCAACCAGGAGCGCAACTACCACTACTTCCAGTGGCACCTGGCGATTATGCCTCGCTTGACCATTGCGGCGGGATTCGAACTGGGCACGGGTATTTACATTAACGTAACCACGCCCGAAGACGCCGCACGCCACCTGCGTGAGGTGCAGCTGGGTGTAGAAACCGCACAGCCTGAAATGTCGGTGCCGGTGCATTAG
- a CDS encoding cobalamin-binding protein: MARLLKNDEVFGLIHPAIDAHTLGISSVAQLLEDCGYSVVIADAFVCAAANHPSHLDNVEIVLDWIRRHGITRLGFSYRLDPVEGAERFGRLLYQLRTRHLFAEQGGPLRGIYFAGLPAACERVWREHGDLVETFDGDETPTETLRKLGVPASRIPAAMTAEVEYDEFRLRFGRELVESGKHLQVQPPDRSGYPEFGTPRDTVVARIRHTQQHQQPPLMRAHVGPYLPDREAAVRLFLDWTRQLAQAGYLDVLSIGTSQLSQSHFGEDWTGLPNGGGVPIQSPEEFRMVWQAARPMLVRTYAGTKNIPQLARMYEETIHIAWHALSFWWFCQIDGRGPYTVRENLQQHLVTLRFIAGSGKPFEPNIPHHFAFRGADDVSYVVSSVLAARTAKRLGVPALILQNMLNTPKATWGIQDLAKSRALLTLVRELEDERFQVILQPRAGLDYFSPNLERAKAQLAAVTALMDDIEPHNPNSPPIIHVVSYSEASHLADPPVVNESIQITIAALQEYRRLRAKGELEDMSQHHEVKARTEELLREARTVLKAIEESIPDPYSAEGLYTVFWAGFLPVPYLWEGREEFAHAVRWQTRVIRGSVEVVDDHGMPVAVERRVRLAMEAASTKIAS; encoded by the coding sequence ATGGCGCGTCTGCTGAAAAACGATGAGGTCTTCGGGCTGATACACCCCGCTATTGACGCCCACACGCTGGGCATCAGCTCGGTGGCGCAGCTGCTGGAGGACTGCGGCTATTCGGTCGTGATTGCCGATGCCTTCGTGTGCGCCGCCGCGAACCACCCCTCCCACCTGGACAACGTGGAAATCGTGCTGGACTGGATTCGGCGTCATGGCATCACGCGGCTGGGCTTCAGTTATCGCCTGGACCCCGTGGAGGGCGCAGAGCGTTTCGGCAGGCTTCTGTATCAGCTGCGCACTCGTCACCTGTTTGCCGAGCAGGGCGGGCCGCTGCGAGGCATCTACTTCGCGGGTCTGCCCGCGGCGTGCGAGCGCGTATGGCGAGAGCACGGTGACCTGGTGGAAACCTTCGACGGCGACGAGACGCCCACCGAGACCCTGCGCAAGCTGGGGGTTCCTGCATCGCGCATCCCCGCCGCGATGACTGCCGAAGTGGAGTACGACGAGTTCCGCCTGCGTTTTGGGCGTGAGCTGGTGGAAAGCGGCAAGCACCTGCAAGTTCAGCCCCCCGACCGAAGCGGTTATCCCGAGTTCGGCACGCCGCGGGATACAGTAGTCGCGCGGATTCGCCACACCCAGCAGCACCAGCAGCCTCCGCTGATGCGGGCACACGTCGGTCCCTACCTGCCCGACCGCGAGGCAGCGGTACGCCTGTTTCTGGACTGGACGCGCCAGCTGGCGCAGGCAGGATACTTAGACGTTCTCTCCATCGGCACGTCGCAGCTGAGCCAGTCGCATTTTGGCGAGGATTGGACGGGCTTGCCCAACGGCGGCGGAGTGCCCATCCAGTCGCCAGAGGAGTTCCGCATGGTGTGGCAGGCGGCACGTCCGATGCTGGTGCGCACCTACGCGGGCACCAAAAACATCCCGCAGCTGGCGCGGATGTATGAAGAGACCATCCACATCGCCTGGCACGCGCTGTCGTTCTGGTGGTTCTGCCAGATCGACGGACGCGGACCATATACCGTGCGGGAAAACCTGCAACAGCATCTGGTGACCCTGCGCTTCATTGCCGGGTCGGGCAAGCCGTTTGAGCCGAATATCCCCCACCACTTTGCGTTCCGGGGAGCAGATGACGTCAGCTATGTGGTCTCGTCCGTGCTGGCAGCGCGTACGGCAAAGCGGCTGGGCGTGCCTGCCCTGATCCTGCAGAACATGCTGAACACGCCCAAAGCCACGTGGGGCATTCAGGACCTGGCGAAGTCACGGGCGCTGCTGACCCTTGTGCGTGAGCTGGAGGACGAACGGTTTCAGGTCATCCTGCAACCACGGGCGGGGCTCGACTATTTTTCACCCAATCTGGAACGCGCGAAAGCGCAGCTGGCAGCGGTGACCGCCCTGATGGACGACATCGAGCCGCACAATCCGAACAGTCCGCCTATCATCCATGTGGTCAGCTACTCGGAAGCGTCTCATCTGGCGGATCCGCCCGTAGTGAACGAGAGCATCCAGATTACCATTGCCGCACTGCAGGAGTATCGCCGTCTGCGGGCAAAAGGTGAGCTGGAGGATATGTCGCAGCATCACGAGGTGAAAGCGCGCACGGAGGAGTTGCTTCGGGAGGCGCGCACCGTGCTGAAGGCGATTGAGGAAAGCATCCCCGACCCCTACAGCGCAGAGGGGTTATATACGGTCTTTTGGGCTGGTTTCTTGCCCGTGCCATACCTGTGGGAGGGGCGCGAGGAGTTTGCCCACGCCGTACGCTGGCAAACGCGCGTGATACGCGGCAGCGTCGAAGTGGTAGACGACCATGGAATGCCGGTTGCCGTCGAACGGCGGGTGCGGTTGGCAATGGAGGCGGCAAGTACGAAAATCGCTTCCTGA
- the ligA gene encoding NAD-dependent DNA ligase LigA — protein sequence MSTLTREQAQKRLEELRRLIEHHNYLYYVLDQPEISDAEYDALMRELLQLEEQFPDLRTPDSPSMRVGAPPLEAFATHTHRQPMLSLDNAFGAEELRAFDQRIKRFLGMPPDQRIEYVAELKIDGLAISLTYVNGVFVTGATRGDGIQGEDVTQNLRTIHAIPLRLRQPATAPSSLFDEPLPIPPFVEVRGEVYLTHDEFRRINEEREQTGEPTFANPRNAAAGSVRQLDPSITAKRRLSLFAYGIGAIEGASFETHWQILQTLKAWGFPVNPHARVCDGIEQVVAFCEEWTARRQELNYDVDGVVVKVNSVLMQQDLGYVQRSPRWAIAYKFPAQQARTRILEVRWQVGRTGALTPVAIMEPVEVGGVTVSRATLHNEDEIARKGVMLGDIVVIQRAGDVIPEVVSVVEEERDGDEQPIVRPQTCPECGAPVEKPEGEAVARCVNLACPAQIVERIRHFTSRNAMNIEGFGDKWVQRLFEEGIIRDPADLYTLKKEDLLPLERMGEKLAENLLNSVERSKQVPLSRFIYALGIRHVGERAAQLLAEYLGSLDALMNASEEQLLQIPEIGPATAREVVEFFRREENRKVIQKMLDAGVTPFAERQKRSDAFAGWTFVFTGALQHFTREQAEALVRELGGKASGSVSRQTSYVVVGENPGSKYQKALQLGVPVLTEEQFLQMVEQAQRG from the coding sequence ATGAGCACACTCACCCGCGAACAGGCGCAAAAGCGACTGGAAGAGCTGCGGCGCTTGATTGAACACCACAACTATCTCTACTACGTGCTGGATCAACCCGAGATTTCCGACGCTGAGTACGACGCCCTGATGCGCGAGTTGCTGCAGCTGGAAGAGCAGTTCCCCGACCTGCGCACGCCCGACTCGCCTTCCATGCGTGTGGGCGCGCCGCCTCTGGAGGCGTTTGCCACCCATACGCACCGCCAGCCCATGCTCAGCCTCGATAACGCCTTCGGGGCGGAGGAACTGCGCGCCTTCGACCAGCGCATCAAGCGGTTTCTGGGTATGCCGCCTGACCAGCGTATCGAATACGTGGCAGAGCTGAAGATCGATGGACTGGCGATTTCCCTGACCTATGTAAACGGTGTGTTTGTGACTGGCGCAACACGCGGCGATGGTATTCAGGGCGAGGACGTCACCCAGAACCTGCGCACCATCCACGCTATCCCCCTGCGCCTGCGGCAACCTGCGACTGCTCCTTCCTCCCTGTTCGATGAGCCATTGCCTATCCCACCGTTTGTGGAGGTGCGCGGCGAGGTGTACCTCACCCACGACGAGTTCCGCCGCATCAACGAAGAACGCGAGCAAACGGGCGAACCCACCTTCGCCAATCCCCGCAACGCGGCGGCGGGTTCGGTGCGCCAGCTGGACCCCAGCATCACCGCCAAACGGCGGCTCAGCCTGTTCGCTTACGGCATCGGCGCGATAGAGGGCGCAAGTTTCGAGACGCACTGGCAGATTCTGCAGACGCTGAAGGCATGGGGGTTTCCCGTCAATCCGCACGCGCGCGTGTGTGATGGCATCGAGCAGGTGGTCGCCTTCTGTGAAGAATGGACGGCGCGCCGCCAGGAGCTGAACTACGACGTGGACGGGGTGGTGGTGAAGGTCAACTCCGTGCTGATGCAGCAGGATTTGGGATACGTGCAACGCAGCCCCCGCTGGGCGATTGCTTACAAGTTCCCTGCTCAGCAGGCGCGCACGCGCATTCTGGAGGTACGCTGGCAGGTGGGGCGCACGGGTGCGCTGACCCCGGTAGCCATCATGGAGCCGGTGGAGGTCGGCGGGGTGACCGTCTCGCGGGCAACCCTGCACAATGAGGACGAAATCGCTCGCAAAGGCGTGATGCTTGGGGACATCGTGGTGATTCAGCGCGCAGGCGACGTGATACCCGAGGTGGTGTCTGTCGTGGAGGAGGAGCGCGACGGCGACGAACAGCCCATTGTGCGCCCGCAAACCTGCCCCGAGTGCGGCGCGCCGGTGGAGAAGCCAGAAGGAGAGGCGGTGGCACGGTGCGTGAATCTGGCGTGTCCCGCGCAGATTGTGGAGCGCATCCGGCACTTCACGTCGCGCAACGCGATGAACATCGAAGGCTTCGGCGATAAGTGGGTGCAGCGGCTATTCGAGGAGGGCATCATCCGCGACCCCGCCGACCTGTACACCCTGAAGAAAGAAGACCTGCTGCCACTGGAGCGCATGGGCGAGAAGCTGGCGGAGAACCTGCTGAACTCGGTGGAGCGCAGCAAGCAGGTGCCGCTGTCACGCTTCATCTACGCGCTGGGCATTAGGCACGTGGGCGAACGCGCCGCGCAGCTGCTTGCCGAGTATCTGGGCAGTCTGGACGCGCTGATGAACGCCAGCGAGGAGCAACTGCTGCAGATACCCGAAATCGGGCCTGCTACCGCCCGCGAGGTGGTGGAGTTCTTCCGCCGCGAGGAGAACCGCAAAGTGATACAGAAGATGCTGGACGCCGGGGTAACCCCTTTTGCGGAGCGACAAAAACGTTCCGATGCCTTCGCGGGATGGACTTTCGTGTTCACCGGCGCGTTGCAGCACTTCACCCGCGAGCAGGCGGAGGCACTGGTGCGCGAGCTGGGCGGCAAAGCCTCCGGCAGCGTCAGCAGGCAGACCAGCTACGTGGTGGTCGGTGAGAACCCCGGTTCCAAGTACCAGAAGGCGTTGCAGCTGGGCGTGCCGGTGTTGACCGAAGAGCAGTTTCTGCAGATGGTGGAACAGGCACAGCGGGGATGA
- a CDS encoding DUF1559 domain-containing protein, which yields MQAKRGFTLIELLVVIAIIAILAAILFPVFSQARERARVATCISNARQIGLAVRMYVQDYDETFPIFHAYNSQPPAGQPGHLGVEVSLEPYTKNKPVFRCPSDTGSPYQQRDVPGTNSYWQAYGSSYRFTHCCYTVICGFSTQNNLEVCSNFGYQQKIVTDASFVNPAQTRIMRDEMFPFFSRNVPGYEKYGYDFDAPWDYFRMWHPQGGSLIFADGHAKFVASSKEFDETLVSPEGLPSGGGSYPNENYWLCD from the coding sequence ATGCAAGCCAAGCGCGGTTTCACGCTGATCGAGTTGCTGGTGGTCATCGCGATTATCGCGATTCTGGCGGCGATTCTGTTCCCCGTTTTCTCGCAAGCCAGAGAGCGCGCTCGCGTGGCGACCTGCATCTCCAACGCCCGCCAGATTGGTCTGGCAGTTCGGATGTATGTGCAGGATTACGACGAGACCTTCCCCATCTTCCACGCCTACAACAGCCAGCCGCCCGCGGGACAGCCGGGGCATCTGGGGGTGGAGGTCTCGCTGGAGCCATACACCAAAAACAAGCCTGTGTTCAGGTGCCCCAGCGACACGGGCAGCCCCTATCAACAGCGCGACGTGCCGGGCACCAACTCCTACTGGCAGGCGTACGGTTCCAGTTACCGCTTCACCCACTGCTGTTACACCGTAATATGCGGTTTCTCCACGCAGAACAACCTCGAGGTGTGCAGCAACTTCGGCTACCAGCAGAAGATTGTCACCGACGCCAGCTTCGTGAACCCGGCGCAGACGCGCATCATGCGCGATGAGATGTTCCCCTTCTTCAGCCGAAACGTGCCGGGTTACGAGAAGTACGGCTACGACTTCGATGCCCCGTGGGACTACTTCCGCATGTGGCATCCGCAGGGGGGAAGCCTGATTTTCGCGGACGGGCACGCGAAGTTCGTGGCCTCGTCGAAGGAGTTCGACGAGACGCTGGTGTCGCCCGAAGGTCTGCCCAGCGGCGGCGGTTCCTACCCGAACGAGAACTACTGGCTGTGCGACTGA
- a CDS encoding type II secretion system protein GspG → MNKRNLWFVGCGAVAFLTLMAGGILFLHWTAPPDVPIPSLPTPSDNAYPALLQLVRKTQHLQASTPGLQQIARRVYQPNAGASTLRRYVAAYEPIRREYRKLLSKPSVVTDWDSMTATIEPAAVFREWARVEAADIRLAFQEGDDARAADDLRTTLLLTEMIRNGAPIIRYLVGEAMISIATHTFTRDFAKLSPAGCDRVVQVVREWEQKRVPFWHALEGEERFTIAMYHAMHEGGERTAKLFGAPSGAGMPRYMGRIMNLRAAAREAARMYDKAIDEAKKPLLQRKSPGTPGHPLNQGLMTTVFSQSADKSAVSVTRLRLLACAAAVRAYRMRHGSYPRTLAEAGAADLNHDPITGGEFVYRTGAKGFLLYSRGVDGQDDGGKRVEESRIFEAKGDISLIRYSVPNATAATSPGAEVWLR, encoded by the coding sequence ATGAACAAGCGAAACCTCTGGTTCGTTGGTTGTGGAGCAGTGGCTTTCCTCACGTTGATGGCGGGGGGCATCCTATTCTTGCACTGGACTGCGCCGCCCGACGTGCCCATTCCGTCTCTCCCTACCCCGTCGGACAACGCCTACCCTGCCCTCCTGCAGCTGGTGCGGAAAACACAGCATTTGCAGGCAAGCACACCCGGTCTGCAACAGATTGCGCGGAGGGTCTATCAGCCAAACGCGGGAGCGTCTACGTTGCGCCGATACGTTGCCGCGTATGAGCCGATTCGCCGCGAATACCGGAAGCTGCTCTCCAAGCCATCGGTCGTGACCGACTGGGATAGTATGACGGCTACCATCGAACCCGCCGCCGTGTTCCGCGAGTGGGCACGAGTGGAAGCTGCCGACATCCGCCTCGCTTTTCAGGAGGGCGATGACGCCAGAGCCGCCGACGACCTGCGCACCACTCTGCTGCTGACAGAAATGATACGCAACGGCGCGCCCATCATACGGTATCTCGTCGGGGAGGCGATGATATCCATCGCCACGCACACTTTCACCAGAGACTTTGCGAAACTCTCGCCTGCCGGGTGCGACCGCGTGGTGCAGGTGGTGCGTGAGTGGGAGCAGAAACGTGTCCCCTTCTGGCATGCTCTCGAGGGCGAGGAGCGGTTCACCATTGCCATGTACCACGCCATGCATGAGGGCGGTGAACGGACGGCTAAGCTGTTCGGTGCACCGTCGGGGGCGGGAATGCCCCGTTACATGGGCAGAATCATGAACCTGCGAGCCGCCGCGCGCGAAGCCGCGCGGATGTATGACAAGGCCATCGATGAAGCCAAAAAGCCCCTGCTTCAGCGGAAGTCGCCGGGCACGCCGGGTCATCCACTCAATCAGGGCTTGATGACGACCGTGTTCAGCCAGTCGGCGGACAAATCTGCGGTGAGCGTGACGCGCTTGCGCCTGCTGGCTTGTGCGGCAGCGGTGCGTGCCTATCGAATGCGTCATGGCAGCTATCCGCGCACCCTGGCTGAAGCAGGTGCCGCCGATTTGAACCACGACCCCATCACCGGCGGCGAGTTCGTGTACCGTACCGGAGCCAAAGGATTCCTGCTTTACTCCAGAGGCGTGGACGGTCAGGATGATGGAGGCAAACGGGTGGAGGAATCGCGAATCTTCGAGGCAAAAGGGGATATCTCCCTGATACGCTACTCTGTACCCAATGCCACCGCTGCCACGTCGCCCGGTGCGGAGGTGTGGCTGCGATGA
- a CDS encoding NAD/NADP octopine/nopaline dehydrogenase family protein, producing MPAAELPVGGVPLSQPATDSPAQTTFCVLGAGNGGLAMAAHLALKGGRVHLWNRSPERLQPIQRSGYIHLIASPDRPDLPQGQAHIPLVTTDIEEAIRDAKVLMVVLPATGHAEVAERLAPYLHDGHIIVLNPGRTGGALEVLHVLQQHGVKADVIVAEAQTLLYASRALNPGQVQIFGIKNSVPVAAIPAYRTPEVIQALRAAYTEFVPGDNVMKTSMDNIGAIFHPAVTVLNAARIESTHGDFEYYIDGITPSVAQVLETLDAERVAVAAAMGFGCMTAREWLYIAYGASGKTLFDAIRANQGYYGIKAPPIVHHRYITEDVPMSLVPIASLGEMLGVPCPTVRTIIHLANLMHGCDYWHIGRTVEKMGLAGRNLREIRLRILEGIVS from the coding sequence ATGCCTGCTGCGGAGCTGCCTGTAGGAGGTGTCCCATTGAGCCAACCTGCAACCGATTCCCCCGCACAGACGACCTTTTGCGTACTGGGCGCAGGTAACGGCGGCTTAGCGATGGCGGCGCATCTGGCTTTGAAGGGGGGGCGGGTGCATCTCTGGAACCGCAGTCCAGAGCGTCTTCAACCCATCCAGCGTTCGGGCTACATCCATCTGATTGCCAGCCCAGACCGCCCCGACCTGCCGCAGGGGCAGGCGCACATTCCGCTGGTCACTACGGACATCGAGGAAGCCATCCGCGATGCAAAGGTGTTGATGGTCGTCCTACCGGCGACAGGTCATGCGGAAGTGGCGGAGCGACTGGCGCCCTATCTGCACGATGGACACATCATCGTGCTGAACCCGGGACGTACTGGCGGTGCGCTGGAGGTCTTGCATGTGCTGCAGCAGCACGGGGTGAAGGCAGACGTGATTGTGGCGGAGGCGCAAACGCTACTTTACGCCAGCCGCGCGCTGAACCCCGGTCAGGTGCAGATTTTCGGCATCAAGAACAGTGTGCCCGTCGCGGCGATACCGGCGTACCGTACCCCAGAGGTCATTCAGGCGTTGCGCGCGGCTTATACCGAGTTCGTACCGGGAGACAACGTGATGAAGACCAGTATGGACAACATCGGCGCCATCTTTCACCCGGCGGTGACGGTGTTGAACGCCGCACGCATCGAAAGCACGCACGGCGACTTCGAATACTACATTGACGGCATTACCCCGTCGGTGGCGCAGGTGCTGGAAACTCTGGACGCCGAGCGGGTGGCAGTGGCGGCAGCGATGGGGTTTGGTTGTATGACCGCCCGCGAATGGCTGTATATCGCCTACGGGGCTTCCGGCAAAACGCTGTTTGACGCCATCCGCGCCAATCAGGGATACTACGGCATCAAGGCGCCACCCATCGTCCACCACCGCTACATCACCGAAGACGTGCCCATGAGCCTGGTGCCGATTGCTTCTCTGGGAGAGATGCTGGGCGTGCCGTGTCCCACCGTTCGCACCATCATCCACCTGGCAAACCTGATGCACGGCTGTGACTACTGGCACATCGGGCGGACGGTGGAGAAGATGGGACTGGCTGGGCGGAACTTGCGGGAGATTCGTTTGCGTATACTGGAAGGTATAGTCTCGTAG
- a CDS encoding type II secretion system GspH family protein produces MDCPSPEIQPIFRRYALRKDAFTLIELLVVIGIIAVLAGLLFPVLARARESARKATCQGNLKQIGMAIQLYLNDYDSYYPCNGDPNLWMGRNWRVLIQDYLPGGRMWSLPSGYREPVSVKHSDVLWCPSDSRAAQIWERTSYAYSAAFFHSPEQINGLASALSNSTCANAGAIVSALRMLPVQAQHESGVLFPAQKVLVAEWLSNHEPFATDCGFWSWQGSANFLFADGHAKYLRRRQIVPAVNNLPDVNLTRQGTRGRDVP; encoded by the coding sequence ATGGATTGTCCATCCCCCGAGATCCAGCCCATATTCAGGAGGTACGCTTTGCGCAAAGACGCTTTCACCTTGATAGAACTGCTGGTTGTTATCGGCATCATCGCCGTGCTGGCTGGTCTGCTTTTCCCCGTGCTGGCGCGTGCCCGCGAGTCGGCACGCAAAGCAACCTGCCAGGGCAACCTGAAGCAAATCGGCATGGCAATCCAGCTGTATCTGAACGACTACGACTCATACTATCCTTGTAACGGCGACCCCAACCTGTGGATGGGGCGTAACTGGCGTGTGCTGATTCAGGACTACCTGCCCGGAGGACGTATGTGGAGCCTGCCGTCCGGCTACCGCGAGCCGGTTTCGGTGAAGCATAGCGATGTGCTGTGGTGTCCCTCTGACTCGCGAGCCGCCCAGATCTGGGAGCGAACCTCTTACGCATACTCCGCTGCCTTTTTTCACTCTCCTGAGCAGATTAACGGGCTGGCGTCTGCGTTGAGCAACAGTACCTGTGCGAACGCTGGCGCAATTGTTTCTGCCTTGCGCATGTTACCTGTGCAAGCACAGCACGAAAGCGGCGTACTGTTTCCCGCGCAGAAGGTGCTTGTTGCCGAATGGCTGAGCAATCACGAGCCGTTCGCCACAGATTGCGGTTTCTGGAGCTGGCAGGGCAGTGCGAACTTCCTGTTTGCGGATGGGCATGCCAAGTACCTGCGCCGCCGGCAAATAGTCCCTGCGGTGAACAACCTGCCCGATGTGAACCTCACCCGGCAGGGCACACGGGGAAGGGACGTTCCGTAA
- a CDS encoding RraA family protein translates to MSDAFAICKLYKYLRVVDVCDALDGIGYFDLTLMSPEIRPLWSGLRFWGVALTVRCVPANRPMWRLNTTEEIVNAHGIWFKEVGHIGFEHLIQPGHVIVTDTGGSKEVGFWGSANSLGVVAAGAVGIITDGYARDTYELTLQKTPICCRARGRTIIPGRIEVAEVQTRIGCGGVQVRPGDIVGADDDGVVVVPLEVAEEVARHARAVLLADMRARRQLYERLGMTPDHTVDYETVERYYAELEG, encoded by the coding sequence ATGTCGGACGCTTTCGCCATTTGCAAGCTCTACAAATACCTGCGCGTGGTGGATGTGTGTGATGCGCTGGACGGCATCGGCTATTTCGACCTGACGCTGATGTCGCCCGAGATACGTCCTTTGTGGAGCGGGCTGCGTTTCTGGGGGGTCGCGCTCACCGTGCGTTGCGTGCCCGCCAATCGCCCCATGTGGAGGCTAAACACCACCGAAGAGATTGTGAACGCACACGGCATCTGGTTCAAAGAGGTGGGACACATCGGCTTCGAGCATCTGATTCAGCCCGGGCACGTGATTGTCACCGACACGGGTGGCAGCAAAGAGGTAGGTTTCTGGGGGTCGGCGAACAGTCTGGGGGTGGTCGCAGCAGGGGCGGTGGGCATTATCACCGACGGCTACGCGCGAGACACCTACGAGCTCACCCTGCAGAAGACGCCCATCTGCTGTCGCGCGCGTGGACGCACCATCATTCCGGGGCGCATTGAGGTCGCGGAAGTGCAGACCAGAATCGGCTGCGGCGGTGTGCAGGTGCGTCCGGGTGACATCGTGGGGGCGGACGACGACGGCGTGGTGGTCGTGCCGCTGGAGGTGGCAGAAGAAGTCGCCAGACATGCCCGCGCCGTCTTGTTAGCGGACATGCGCGCTCGCCGGCAGCTGTACGAGCGGTTGGGTATGACGCCAGACCATACGGTAGACTACGAAACGGTGGAGCGATACTACGCGGAGCTGGAGGGATAA
- a CDS encoding TatD family hydrolase, protein MNIWTDTHCHLNHRDFASDAGSVWNRAREAGVHTAIVVGYDLASSESALQVAERLDGCWASVGIHPHDAVQCDEDALLQLHRLASHPRVAAIGEIGLDYYRNLSPKHAQQHALEQQIHLALQLRLPVIIHCRDAYDDLLDTLARYPLRGVLHCFSGELHHAQRAVEMGWYLGIGGVVTFKNARTLREVVQQVPLDNLLLETDAPYLAPMPHRGKRNEPAYIPLIAQMVASLKNVPLEELATVTTQNARCLFSLEERYR, encoded by the coding sequence ATGAACATCTGGACGGATACGCACTGTCACCTGAACCATCGGGACTTCGCTTCCGACGCAGGTTCCGTCTGGAACCGCGCTAGGGAGGCAGGCGTACACACCGCGATTGTCGTAGGATACGACCTCGCCAGCAGCGAGTCTGCGTTGCAGGTTGCAGAACGGCTCGACGGCTGCTGGGCGTCGGTCGGTATCCACCCGCACGATGCCGTGCAGTGTGATGAAGACGCCCTGCTCCAGTTGCACCGGCTGGCATCGCATCCTCGTGTGGCGGCAATTGGCGAAATCGGTCTGGACTACTACCGCAACCTCTCACCGAAACATGCCCAACAGCACGCTCTGGAACAGCAGATTCATCTGGCCCTGCAGTTAAGGCTGCCGGTCATTATCCACTGTCGCGACGCCTACGATGACCTGCTGGACACACTGGCTCGCTATCCCCTGCGTGGGGTGCTGCACTGCTTTAGCGGTGAACTGCATCACGCCCAGCGCGCGGTGGAGATGGGCTGGTATCTGGGAATAGGGGGCGTCGTGACCTTCAAGAACGCCCGCACATTGCGCGAGGTCGTACAGCAAGTGCCGCTGGATAACCTGCTGCTGGAAACAGATGCACCCTATCTCGCGCCGATGCCTCACCGCGGCAAGCGCAACGAGCCCGCCTATATCCCGCTGATTGCCCAAATGGTCGCCTCGTTGAAGAACGTTCCCCTCGAGGAGCTGGCAACAGTGACGACTCAAAACGCTCGTTGTCTGTTTTCTTTAGAGGAGCGATACCGGTGA